From one Streptomyces mobaraensis genomic stretch:
- a CDS encoding LysR family transcriptional regulator: MDPHLLRTFVTVARRGSFSAAAAELGYTQSAVSQHIAALEADVSAVLLGRRPVVPTEAGRLLLDHAGPLLLRLDAARADIARLVAEPTGRLTLGVTPLALTPDVADRLAGLRAAHPRWETTIRVLDRDAVPAAVSAGDLDAGLTDGMTAPNDPLRHPETGPLTSTVVAERPLHVTLPTTHPLAHRTGLRLPDLADAFWLDAPGTAVPLTHLRTACPPGAFRARLRYEGTDVHGLAALIAAGEGLALLPGLDGLAGVAQVPVSAPRLTHRVELLTGGVTRGPAAALRKALT; encoded by the coding sequence ATGGACCCGCACCTGCTCCGCACCTTCGTGACCGTCGCCCGCCGCGGGTCGTTCTCCGCGGCGGCCGCCGAACTCGGCTACACCCAGTCCGCCGTCTCGCAGCACATCGCCGCTCTGGAGGCGGACGTGTCGGCGGTGCTGCTGGGCCGCAGGCCCGTGGTCCCGACGGAGGCCGGCCGGCTCCTCCTCGATCACGCCGGCCCGCTGCTGCTGCGGCTGGACGCGGCCCGGGCGGACATCGCCCGGCTGGTCGCGGAACCCACGGGCCGGCTGACGTTGGGGGTCACCCCGCTCGCCCTGACGCCCGACGTGGCGGACCGGCTGGCCGGACTGCGGGCCGCGCACCCGCGCTGGGAGACGACGATCCGGGTCCTCGACCGGGACGCCGTCCCGGCGGCGGTCTCGGCGGGCGACCTCGACGCGGGCCTCACGGACGGCATGACGGCGCCCAACGACCCGCTGCGCCACCCGGAAACGGGCCCCTTGACGTCGACGGTGGTCGCGGAACGCCCCCTCCACGTCACCCTCCCCACCACCCACCCCCTCGCCCACCGCACGGGCCTGCGCCTCCCCGACCTCGCCGACGCCTTCTGGCTCGACGCCCCCGGCACGGCCGTCCCCCTCACCCACCTCCGCACGGCGTGCCCGCCCGGCGCCTTCCGCGCCCGCCTCCGCTACGAGGGAACCGACGTCCACGGCCTCGCGGCCCTGATCGCGGCGGGGGAGGGCCTGGCCCTGCTGCCGGGGCTGGACGGACTGGCGGGGGTGGCCCAAGTCCCGGTGTCGGCACCGCGCCTGACGCACCGCGTGGAGCTGCTGACGGGCGGGGTGACGCGGGGGCCGGCGGCGGCGCTGCGTAAGGCGCTCACGTAG
- a CDS encoding MMPL family transporter codes for MTALARWCLRRRLAVVVLWLVALAGTATAAALAGSSYSEDYRVPGTESGRATALLERDFPGRGGDDTIVWHTTSGTVRSADVRQRMSHTLHEIAALPGVASVDGPYTGSGGRISPDGRTAYADVTFRDAAGGGDPDAGQVRTVVTTARAAAGDGLEVALGGSSIGLTEGANSHLSELVGIVVAAVVLFVVFGSLAACLLPIATALVGVGTAAAGTVLLGHLMPVAGFAPMLGTLIGLGVGIDYALFIVTRHRKGLRQGLSVPEAAERAVATTGRAVVFAGGTVCAALLGMLVLRLDFLIGVALAASLTVVLTVAASLTLLPALLGFMGRRVLGRRERRSAVPAGPGPDAPTGLAARWSALVERRPKLLAAVAAAVMLVLALPAFALHLGTSDQGNNPASSTTRQAYDLLADGFGPGVNGPLTLVAELDGAGERLAFDRLPERLRGTPGIASVGPAAHGRGGASGVIAVVPDSSPQSRATSDLVRRLRAETLPRATAGTGLDVHVGGPTAGYDDFAAVIRGKLPLFVGTVIGLGCVLLLLAFRSVGIPLKAAAMNIAAVASSFGLIVAVFQWGWGSELLGLGRAGPIEPFLPVVMIAVLFGLSMDYQVFLVSRMYEEWLATRDNRRAVRVGLAETSRVINSAAIIMIAVFLAFVLSGDRVIAMFGIGLAAAVALDAFVLRTLLVPALMHLLGGANWWLPGWLERRLPRISIEPPEPRLPLVLPVTRPEREDVRPVA; via the coding sequence ATGACCGCACTCGCCCGGTGGTGCCTGCGCCGCCGCCTCGCCGTCGTCGTCCTGTGGCTCGTCGCCCTCGCCGGCACGGCCACCGCGGCGGCGCTGGCCGGTTCGTCCTACTCCGAGGACTACCGGGTGCCCGGCACCGAGTCCGGCCGCGCCACCGCCCTGCTGGAACGGGACTTCCCCGGCCGCGGCGGCGACGACACGATCGTCTGGCACACCACGTCCGGCACCGTCCGCTCCGCCGACGTCCGGCAGCGGATGTCCCACACCCTCCACGAGATCGCCGCCCTGCCCGGCGTCGCCTCCGTCGACGGCCCGTACACCGGCTCCGGCGGCCGGATCAGCCCCGACGGCCGGACCGCGTACGCCGATGTGACCTTCCGCGACGCCGCCGGCGGCGGCGATCCGGACGCCGGACAGGTGCGGACGGTCGTCACCACCGCGCGGGCGGCGGCCGGGGACGGGCTGGAAGTGGCCCTCGGCGGCAGCTCCATCGGCCTCACCGAAGGCGCGAACAGCCACCTCAGCGAACTCGTCGGCATCGTCGTCGCGGCCGTCGTCCTCTTCGTGGTCTTCGGCTCGCTCGCGGCCTGTCTGCTGCCCATCGCCACCGCGCTCGTCGGCGTCGGCACGGCGGCCGCGGGCACCGTCCTGCTGGGCCACCTGATGCCGGTCGCCGGCTTCGCGCCCATGCTGGGCACCCTCATCGGCCTCGGTGTGGGCATCGACTACGCCCTGTTCATCGTCACCCGCCACCGCAAGGGCCTGCGCCAGGGGCTGTCGGTCCCCGAGGCGGCCGAACGCGCGGTGGCGACGACCGGGCGGGCCGTGGTCTTCGCCGGCGGGACCGTCTGCGCCGCGCTGCTCGGGATGCTCGTCCTCCGGCTGGACTTCCTGATCGGCGTCGCCCTCGCCGCGTCCCTCACCGTCGTCCTCACCGTGGCCGCGTCCCTCACCCTGCTGCCGGCGCTGCTGGGGTTCATGGGCCGGCGGGTGCTGGGCCGGCGAGAGCGCCGGTCGGCCGTGCCCGCGGGCCCCGGCCCGGATGCCCCCACCGGCCTGGCCGCCCGCTGGTCGGCGCTGGTCGAACGGCGGCCGAAGCTGCTCGCCGCCGTCGCCGCCGCCGTGATGCTCGTCCTCGCCCTGCCCGCGTTCGCCCTCCACCTGGGCACCTCCGACCAGGGCAACAACCCCGCCTCGTCCACCACCCGGCAGGCGTACGACCTGCTCGCCGACGGCTTCGGCCCCGGTGTCAACGGCCCACTGACGCTCGTCGCCGAACTCGACGGCGCGGGCGAGCGCCTCGCCTTCGACCGGCTGCCCGAGCGGCTGCGCGGCACGCCGGGCATCGCCTCCGTCGGCCCCGCCGCGCACGGCCGCGGCGGCGCGTCCGGCGTCATCGCCGTCGTCCCCGACAGCTCGCCGCAGTCCCGCGCTACCAGCGACCTCGTCCGGCGGCTGCGCGCCGAGACCCTGCCCCGCGCCACCGCCGGGACCGGCCTGGACGTCCACGTCGGCGGACCGACCGCCGGCTACGACGACTTCGCCGCCGTCATCCGCGGCAAACTGCCGCTGTTCGTCGGCACGGTGATCGGCCTCGGCTGCGTCCTGCTGCTCCTCGCGTTCCGCAGCGTCGGCATACCGCTCAAGGCCGCCGCGATGAACATCGCCGCCGTCGCCTCCTCGTTCGGCCTGATCGTCGCGGTCTTCCAGTGGGGCTGGGGCAGCGAACTCCTCGGCCTCGGCCGGGCCGGACCCATCGAGCCGTTCCTGCCCGTGGTGATGATCGCGGTCCTCTTCGGCCTGTCCATGGACTACCAGGTGTTCCTGGTGAGCCGGATGTACGAGGAGTGGCTGGCCACCCGCGACAACCGGCGGGCCGTCCGGGTCGGGCTGGCCGAGACCAGCCGGGTCATCAACTCGGCCGCGATCATCATGATCGCGGTGTTCCTGGCCTTCGTGCTGAGCGGTGACCGGGTCATCGCGATGTTCGGCATCGGGCTGGCGGCGGCCGTCGCCCTGGACGCGTTCGTGCTGCGCACGCTGCTGGTCCCGGCGCTGATGCACCTGCTCGGCGGCGCGAACTGGTGGCTGCCGGGATGGCTGGAACGGCGGCTGCCGCGTATCAGCATCGAGCCGCCGGAGCCGCGGCTTCCGTTGGTCCTGCCGGTGACGCGGCCGGAGCGGGAGGACGTACGGCCGGTGGCGTGA
- a CDS encoding CTP synthase C-terminal region-related (seleno)protein: MTLAHHAPTARLALVGDRSSAVRSHVRAPGLLASLARHDGLVVDPYWIPTEDAGLPGALDGFDGVWLLPGSPYRSEAGALAAVRAAREGGVPFLGTCGGFQHALLEYARSVCGLGDAAHAEVAPEAADPLIAPLACSLVGHEGPVTLVPGTLAARLLGTDRTVERYHCSYALDPAYEDVLRAHGLRFSGADEEGGARIVELPEHPFFLGTLFQPELAGDGTRAHPLIRALAEAAVRHAAERMPV; this comes from the coding sequence ATGACCCTTGCGCACCACGCTCCCACCGCCCGCCTCGCCCTCGTCGGCGACCGCTCGTCCGCCGTCCGCTCCCACGTCCGCGCCCCCGGCCTCCTCGCCTCCCTCGCCCGGCACGACGGCCTGGTGGTGGACCCCTACTGGATCCCCACCGAGGACGCCGGACTCCCGGGCGCGCTCGACGGGTTCGACGGCGTCTGGCTGCTGCCCGGCAGCCCGTACCGCAGTGAGGCGGGCGCCCTCGCCGCCGTCCGGGCGGCACGGGAGGGCGGCGTGCCGTTCCTGGGCACCTGCGGCGGTTTCCAGCACGCGCTGCTGGAGTACGCCCGGTCGGTGTGCGGACTCGGCGATGCCGCGCACGCGGAGGTCGCGCCGGAGGCCGCCGATCCGCTGATCGCCCCGCTCGCCTGCTCCCTCGTCGGCCATGAGGGTCCCGTCACGCTCGTCCCGGGCACGCTCGCCGCGCGGCTGCTCGGCACGGACCGCACGGTCGAGCGCTACCACTGCTCGTACGCCCTGGACCCGGCGTACGAGGACGTGCTGCGCGCGCACGGGCTGCGTTTCAGTGGCGCCGACGAAGAGGGCGGGGCCCGGATCGTGGAGCTGCCGGAGCACCCGTTCTTCCTCGGCACCCTCTTCCAGCCGGAGCTGGCGGGGGACGGGACGCGCGCCCATCCCCTGATCCGGGCCCTGGCGGAGGCCGCCGTCCGGCACGCGGCGGAACGGATGCCCGTCTGA
- the gatA gene encoding Asp-tRNA(Asn)/Glu-tRNA(Gln) amidotransferase subunit GatA: MTTELIKLTAAEIAEKIAAGEVTAVEVTEAHLARIEAVDEKVHAFLHVDREGAMKQARAVDEKRARGEKLGPLAGVPLALKDIFTTEGIPTTVGSKILEGWIPPYDATLTKRLKDADVVILGKTNMDEFAMGSSTENSAYGPTGNPWDLTKIPGGSGGGSSAALAAYEAPLAIGTDTGGSIRQPAAVTGTVGVKPTYGAVSRYGMVAFSSSLDQGGPCARTVLDAALLHEVIAGHDPLDSTSIDAPVPPVVEAARNGSVAGMRVGVVKQFRGEGYQAGVLQRFDESVELLRELGAEIVEVDCPSFDLALAAYYLIAPSECSSNLARFDGLRYGLRAGDDGTRSAEDVTALTREAGFGPEVKRRVMLGTYALSSGYYDAYYGSAQKVRTLITRDFEKAFEQVDVMVSPTTPTTAFAIGERADDPMAMYLADLCTIPTNLAGNAAMSLPCGLAPEDGLPVGLQIIAPAMKDERLYKVGAAVEAAFTARWGHPLLEEAPAL; this comes from the coding sequence ATGACCACCGAACTGATCAAGCTGACCGCCGCGGAGATCGCCGAGAAGATCGCCGCCGGTGAGGTCACGGCCGTCGAGGTCACCGAGGCCCACCTGGCCCGGATCGAGGCCGTCGACGAGAAGGTGCACGCCTTCCTGCACGTCGACCGCGAGGGCGCCATGAAGCAGGCGCGCGCCGTCGACGAGAAGCGGGCGCGGGGCGAGAAGCTCGGCCCGCTGGCCGGCGTCCCGCTGGCGCTGAAGGACATCTTCACCACCGAGGGCATCCCGACCACCGTCGGCTCCAAGATCCTCGAAGGCTGGATCCCGCCGTACGACGCGACGCTCACCAAGCGCCTCAAGGACGCGGATGTCGTCATCCTCGGCAAGACCAACATGGACGAGTTCGCGATGGGCTCCTCCACGGAGAACAGCGCGTACGGCCCGACCGGCAACCCCTGGGACCTGACCAAGATCCCCGGCGGCTCCGGCGGCGGCTCCAGCGCGGCCCTCGCCGCGTACGAGGCCCCCCTCGCGATCGGCACGGACACCGGCGGCTCGATCCGCCAGCCCGCCGCCGTCACCGGCACGGTCGGCGTCAAGCCCACCTACGGCGCGGTCTCCCGCTACGGCATGGTCGCGTTCTCGTCCTCCCTCGACCAGGGCGGCCCCTGCGCCCGTACGGTCCTGGACGCGGCGCTGCTGCACGAGGTCATCGCGGGCCACGACCCGCTGGACTCGACGTCCATCGACGCCCCGGTCCCGCCGGTCGTCGAGGCGGCCCGCAACGGCAGCGTCGCGGGCATGCGCGTCGGCGTCGTCAAGCAGTTCCGCGGCGAGGGCTACCAGGCCGGCGTCCTCCAGCGGTTCGACGAGTCCGTCGAGCTGCTGCGCGAGCTCGGCGCCGAGATCGTCGAGGTGGACTGCCCCTCGTTCGACCTCGCCCTGGCCGCGTACTACCTGATCGCGCCGTCCGAGTGCTCCTCGAACCTGGCCCGGTTCGACGGCCTCCGCTACGGTCTGCGCGCCGGCGACGACGGCACCCGCTCCGCCGAGGACGTCACCGCCCTCACCCGCGAGGCCGGCTTCGGCCCCGAGGTGAAGCGCCGCGTGATGCTCGGCACCTACGCGCTGAGCTCCGGCTACTACGACGCGTACTACGGCTCGGCGCAGAAGGTCCGCACCCTCATCACGCGGGACTTCGAGAAGGCGTTCGAGCAGGTGGACGTGATGGTCTCGCCGACCACGCCGACCACCGCCTTCGCGATCGGCGAGCGCGCCGACGACCCGATGGCGATGTACCTGGCGGACCTGTGCACCATCCCGACCAACCTGGCGGGCAACGCGGCCATGTCGCTGCCGTGCGGCCTCGCCCCGGAGGACGGGCTGCCGGTGGGGCTCCAGATCATCGCCCCCGCCATGAAGGACGAACGGCTCTACAAGGTCGGTGCCGCGGTCGAGGCCGCGTTCACCGCCCGCTGGGGCCACCCGCTGCTGGAGGAGGCACCCGCACTGTGA
- a CDS encoding AMIN-like domain-containing (lipo)protein encodes MRRLSTALAALLLAGAGLVSVTGAMASESASEPAGGGATDASDCRVGWGSRPRSHPDSEYHPLTDIRTGRHRCFDRMVFDVHTSHGHPIGYHVGYVDKLYQDGSGDVVTVAGGALLEIRVAAPSHDPETGGPRYPGRAGQPLPGVDLTGYPAFREARFVGSFEGDTMVGLGLKGRLPFRVFQTGNHVVVDVAHSWHTFR; translated from the coding sequence ATGCGACGGTTGAGCACTGCGCTGGCCGCGCTCCTGCTGGCGGGCGCCGGGCTGGTGTCGGTCACGGGGGCCATGGCGTCGGAGTCCGCGTCCGAGCCCGCGGGCGGCGGCGCCACGGACGCGTCGGACTGCCGGGTCGGCTGGGGGAGCCGGCCCAGGAGCCATCCCGACTCCGAGTACCACCCGCTGACCGACATCAGAACCGGCCGCCACCGCTGTTTCGACCGGATGGTCTTCGACGTGCACACCTCGCACGGTCACCCGATCGGGTACCACGTGGGGTACGTCGACAAGCTGTATCAGGACGGTTCCGGGGACGTCGTCACCGTCGCCGGCGGCGCCCTCCTGGAGATCCGGGTGGCCGCGCCGAGCCACGACCCGGAGACCGGCGGCCCCCGCTACCCCGGGCGCGCCGGACAGCCGCTGCCCGGCGTGGACCTCACCGGTTACCCGGCGTTCCGCGAGGCCCGCTTCGTGGGCAGCTTCGAGGGCGACACGATGGTGGGGCTGGGGCTGAAGGGACGGCTGCCGTTCCGGGTCTTCCAGACGGGCAACCACGTGGTCGTCGACGTCGCCCATTCGTGGCACACGTTCCGGTAG
- the gatB gene encoding Asp-tRNA(Asn)/Glu-tRNA(Gln) amidotransferase subunit GatB: MTVTELVSYEDALASYDPVMGLEVHVELGTKTKMFCGCSTELGADPNSQTCPTCLGMPGALPVVNAVGVESAIKIGLALNCEIAEWCRFARKNYFYPDMPKNFQTSQYDEPIAFNGYLDVQLEDGEVFRVEIERAHMEEDTGKSTHVGGATGRIHGASHSLLDYNRAGIPLIEIVTKPIEGAGERAPEVAKAYVAELRELIKALGVSEARMEMGQMRCDVNLSLRPNGTEKFGTRSETKNVNSLRSVERAVRYEVMRHAAVLSSGGTIVQETRHFHEEDGSTTAGRIKEEAEDYRYFPEPDLVPVAPSREWVEELRATLPELPRVRRNRLREEWGVSEHDMQSILNAGAVDLIVATVEAGADSAAARKWWMGELARRANEAGTDLAAMAITPAQVARVAALVADGSLNDKLARQVIEGVLAGEGDPDAVVEKRGLKVVSDEGALGTAVDEAIAANAAIADKIRAGKVAAAGALVGAVMKATRGQADAARVRELILERLGVEG; this comes from the coding sequence GTGACCGTCACTGAACTGGTGTCGTACGAGGACGCGTTGGCGTCCTACGACCCCGTCATGGGCCTGGAGGTCCATGTCGAGCTCGGCACCAAGACCAAGATGTTCTGCGGGTGCTCCACGGAGCTGGGCGCCGACCCGAACTCGCAGACCTGCCCCACCTGCCTCGGCATGCCCGGCGCGCTCCCGGTCGTCAACGCCGTCGGCGTCGAGTCCGCGATCAAGATCGGTCTCGCGCTGAACTGCGAGATCGCCGAGTGGTGCCGCTTCGCCCGGAAGAACTACTTCTATCCGGACATGCCGAAGAACTTCCAGACCTCCCAGTACGACGAGCCCATCGCCTTCAACGGCTACCTGGACGTCCAGCTGGAGGACGGCGAGGTCTTCCGCGTGGAGATCGAGCGCGCCCACATGGAGGAGGACACCGGCAAGTCCACGCACGTGGGCGGCGCCACCGGCCGTATCCACGGCGCGTCCCACTCCCTGCTCGACTACAACCGGGCCGGCATCCCGCTGATCGAGATCGTCACCAAGCCGATCGAGGGCGCGGGCGAGCGGGCCCCCGAGGTCGCCAAGGCGTACGTCGCCGAGCTGCGCGAGCTCATCAAGGCGCTCGGCGTCTCCGAGGCCCGCATGGAGATGGGCCAGATGCGCTGCGACGTCAACCTGTCGCTGCGCCCGAACGGCACCGAGAAGTTCGGCACCCGCTCGGAGACGAAGAACGTCAACTCGCTCCGCAGCGTCGAGCGGGCCGTCCGGTACGAGGTCATGCGGCACGCCGCCGTGCTGTCCTCGGGCGGCACGATCGTCCAGGAGACGCGCCACTTCCACGAGGAGGACGGCTCCACGACGGCCGGCCGCATCAAGGAGGAGGCCGAGGACTACCGCTACTTCCCCGAGCCGGACCTGGTGCCGGTGGCCCCCTCCCGCGAGTGGGTCGAGGAGCTGCGGGCGACCCTGCCCGAGCTGCCGCGCGTGCGCCGCAACCGCCTCCGCGAGGAGTGGGGCGTCAGCGAGCACGACATGCAGTCGATCCTCAACGCGGGCGCGGTCGACCTGATCGTCGCCACCGTCGAGGCCGGCGCCGACTCCGCCGCCGCCCGCAAGTGGTGGATGGGCGAGCTGGCCCGCCGGGCCAACGAGGCCGGCACCGACCTCGCCGCCATGGCGATCACCCCCGCCCAGGTGGCCCGGGTGGCCGCGCTCGTCGCGGACGGCTCGCTCAACGACAAGCTGGCCCGCCAGGTCATCGAGGGCGTGCTCGCGGGCGAGGGCGACCCGGACGCCGTCGTGGAGAAGCGCGGTCTGAAGGTCGTCTCCGACGAGGGTGCGCTCGGCACCGCCGTGGACGAGGCCATCGCGGCCAACGCGGCCATCGCGGACAAGATCCGCGCCGGCAAGGTCGCGGCGGCGGGCGCGCTCGTCGGCGCGGTCATGAAGGCCACGCGGGGCCAGGCGGACGCGGCACGCGTGCGTGAGCTGATCCTGGAGCGGCTGGGCGTCGAGGGCTGA